In Daphnia pulicaria isolate SC F1-1A chromosome 9, SC_F0-13Bv2, whole genome shotgun sequence, the genomic stretch GTATTTTCTCCCCTAGGGAGTTGCTAGTTGATAGATTCCCTGGTGTGACCGATACAGTAGTTGAAGTGTTTTGCAATGGTCAAAGTGGCCTTCACAAATTATCAGTTAATCGAACGGAAGTGACTCCTATCGGAATTCAATGTGCTATCGAACATTTACCAGAACTGGAAGAATTAAATTGCAGCAATGAGTCTTATATCCTGATGCAAGCTTTTCAAAGAATTCCTATTGAAACcagagaatcaaaaaaatattccttGACCAAGTTGTGTATGAATACGGAGGACCGAAAAGTCCCCTATAAAAAAGGCAGCGTTTCATTGATGGTTGACAAGTGTCCGTTGATCGACGATCTTTTCGTAGGTGTATACGACGAAGGATTTACGAATGAGGAGTTTTTAGGtgagaaaaatctgaaatgatGGTATTCGTATGTGTAGGGaaattaaatgcaattttatttcaggttttcGAGAACTTAAACGACTAAAAAATCTCATAATTTCCCAATCCACGATGTCACCGGTCTTTATTCGTGGCGGAGTAATTCCTCTTCTACAATCTCGTGGCCCTACACTTGCAGAGTTAACTTTATGTGTGGAAGTAACGAGTGCAGAAGTATATCTCATCATCGAGTGCTGCCCGAATGTTCGCCGTTTGTGTCTTGCTATGAAAGGAATGGATCTGGAAACTCCTGAACTGGTGGTAGATGATCGCGTCCACTCTTCTCTTTGTTCCCCAAAACAAGTAATTCCGTTAAGGATGCTGGAAGAAATCTCTCTCTACCCTGCTAACCATTTTTCCCCTATCTACGCCATTTCACGCAAATTGTTGCTATTGCTTTTGTCTTCCCCTACTCTTACAGATATTTCCATAAAAAAGTGTTTTACTCTTGATGACCAGATCATTGAGGAAGCTTGCACTGAAAAcagtttcaagtatttgacgaGGTTAAAGTTTCACGGTTGTTCTAATGTGAGCCAGAAAGGCATCGATTTTTTCCTGAATGAAACGAATCCTTTGGACGGaataactgtaaaaaaatgtggaaatgtGAACCTTGAGCATATGAAAACCATGGCTCAAGAGAAGCACTGGAATGTCAAGTGGAATGTTGAGTACTGGAGAAGAGACTCCCGATACTACTTGTGAGTAAGACAAATGCAATCCAATGTTTTCTAACTTTCGTCGTTTGTCCTGCCCAACActtatttccttttgtttaTGCTGTATGCTTTCATAAAATTCTCACCTAGAACTCTCATACGATTCTTTATAAACAGTCAAGGTTAAAAAGTCACGGAATTCAATATGTGTCTGTTTCATTTTACAATTGAACTTCATTCCACACCTTATTGGGTGTAAAttcaaaaaggttaaaaaatcTTGCACTGCATTTACTCAATATGGATACATGATTTGCATTAACTTGTAAGTACGCTTTATTGTCCGTTGAAGTGCATCTGCATCGTTCGTGCCTTATTCATGGTGTCAAGTTTCTTAATCAGCGAGATCAACTGCCAAGTTTGGTAATAATgactaaaacaaattattatatACTGCGACATGAATAATAACATTCTGCctggtttatttttagttgGTGCAATTTTGCATGGGCAGTGTCGTTGTTCGGTTGTTGGCATGCACGAATGAGTTGCCAGCAAACAAGTTGCCTACTTATTTCACTGTTACGTCTCATAGAGTCTTGGTATCCTCTATTTAGTAAGTCAATTACATTTTATTCCTTATACTAGTGCGCGTTATTCCCATGGAATGGacgttttagaaatttttttgttatagttAAGGTTCCACAGATTTATTCATCAACCACAAAATGAGAGATAGATAGTAGCATAACATTTATTAAGGTCTAATAATTTATAACTGAGTGATGGCTGCTGTCAATAAGCCTAATGCTTATCAGACATACTATATGTTATGTTTCATTCTGTTTCTGTTATTTCTGCTGGATTATTTCCGCTtcccttttgatttcttcCAATTGATGCGACGTGATGTCAGAAATGGCTTCGTCGATAATCACGTCATCGTTAATCACAATTGGCCGTATACCCCGTTTGTGGCCGCCTTTGAATTACTGTTGGGTACATTAAGAACCGGACTTTTGGTTGTGAGTGACACCTTAGTGCCTGATTTCCGGGTCGTAGTCGATTGTTGTTTAGTTTCTTGACGAACGGTGGGGGAAGTAGGGCGAACTGTAGAAACACGAGTGGACGAAGGAACAGCAGATTTAGTTGCTGGTTTCTTGGCTGCAGTGCTGGGAAGAACGGTGGTCGATGAGAAACGAGTCGTATGTCGTTCACTAACGGGAGATTTTAGAATGACCCATGGAATAGGGGAAGTAACGTGCGGGGTGACGTGGGGAATCTTTGGGAGATTATTCACAGGACTTTTTTACGAGTGAATCGCTGCTGGAGCTACAATCTTATTGCTAACGACATTTGGGACTTTGTTTGACGAAGAAGATATCTTCGTGTCGGACAGCGGCTTCAGGATGAGCCAGGGAATGTCTGATTGATCTTCTAAATGGTTTGACGTCGTTTTATTGAAGTTTTAAGTGTTTGGCAGGATCGAGCTGATGGTTGTGGAACCAAAGATCCCAGGTGTGATTAATCTCGGCCCATCTCCTTTAACAGAGTCTTCCCTCAATCGATTCACTCATCGAGTAGTGGaccaataattttcaatatcgACGTCAATCTTCTTGATATCCGGCCTGATTTGAATACATTCGCCTAGAATTCACCATAGAGACACAGAATTAGGTATACAACATTCAATTGATTCATCTAATTATCTTTAAATGTCATTTTACTTTGAAGGCTGAAAGACAAACTCTCGGAACGGCCGTCATTTAATCCAATTTGTTTTCCATGACGATGGAAACATCTTCCAGTTTTTGGTCGTCCACTGGAAGGGCGGAACTGTTCCGATCCGGCCGTCCGGCCGTAAGTCTTAACACAAAAAAGTGatagtaaaataaaatgaaatataattttacaaagaATCAAGTACTTTGCTTCCTTCATTATAGTTGTCACGGTGTAGTATCCCTTTGTACAGCCATCCACATCGGTCAATCGACTCCGGACATCCACTCTCATTGTGACTGAGTACGACGGCAGAGCGGACTCACCTGTGAAtgtaatttattaaattattaaagcCGTTataaaagttttatttatacTTTGACATTCCAGATGTACAGACAGAAGAATAATTCCGCCCGTTGAAGAAATGCGACGATTCCGGAACGAGAGTCGATCGAATATCAAAGGGACATGGATTGTTCCTCCGCACGTatctgtttttcaaatttggattATTTACTAACccctttttatattcaaatgtagacaacccaaaaaataggCTAAAGATGGCCTATTTTAATATCAGTCCATCGACCAGCCAAATTAATAGCCATTAATAGCCACGATTTTATGTCAGAAACTGAGTTCAACAATTTCGAATACCAATATTTTTGCGCGCGTGTaatgatgaattttttaatggatgaaaagttgaattttttaattttcctgtTCCGGCTCAACACGAAATTGGCGtttcctatcctatcctagtaggtttttcttttaggtttaaaaatcttctttttacCGTTATGAGTAAAAACTGTACTCAACTCTGAAGCGACGAGTAGGTGGCACTAAACATTCTTCTGGGGCCAGTTTCAGAAAGGTGATGCCCTTATTCAGTACAAACTGCTTTAAAATATGCACAATCTCTTGATGCTAATTGAAATGTCTACCTTCTGGCCACAAAGTCACACCAAGAGACACAATACTCAGGAGAATGTGAATTTTGTTGCGAGTCTATttctcttaaatttttttttctatgaac encodes the following:
- the LOC124312998 gene encoding uncharacterized protein LOC124312998 → MPQPKWYGKSLSALCMDNIVDNMEKWTALRSSEYVSYHFYHQPSHCLDNITECLLKDHRLRRSQWSKGYAITEDMLDLLLLSPHRKVLDLSKDYQGTGHDLQRNFRIFRQASVNCLQLTTLKIDDGCFPSDSNRNFEVEESFAAILQLFEHLQILSLTGTIYGARSMLKLGSTNKPKIRELLVDRFPGVTDTVVEVFCNGQSGLHKLSVNRTEVTPIGIQCAIEHLPELEELNCSNESYILMQAFQRIPIETRESKKYSLTKLCMNTEDRKVPYKKGSVSLMVDKCPLIDDLFVGVYDEGFTNEEFLGFRELKRLKNLIISQSTMSPVFIRGGVIPLLQSRGPTLAELTLCVEVTSAEVYLIIECCPNVRRLCLAMKGMDLETPELVVDDRVHSSLCSPKQVIPLRMLEEISLYPANHFSPIYAISRKLLLLLLSSPTLTDISIKKCFTLDDQIIEEACTENSFKYLTRLKFHGCSNVSQKGIDFFLNETNPLDGITVKKCGNVNLEHMKTMAQEKHWNVKWNVDNATLDEFVSD